A stretch of Paenibacillus sp. URB8-2 DNA encodes these proteins:
- a CDS encoding ABC transporter substrate-binding protein, which produces MKKTLALFLVLLMAVSLAACGGSNESGSSSGSPEAGSKDGKVSIIITNGKGEIATQWEQAAKDFMAANPDIEVEAISGAVGETVNLLDKLTASGKTVTVAMMAPDAIVNKYKDFGIDLSGEKWNADTVYGVKDASGKVAGFPFSIEGFGLVYNKSVVEKAAGGAFDPYSINTRDKLKALFDKIQASGVKYPVAYQTENWSVANHYSTQFLNQAEDPSAIVEQLKAGTFDLASNPVWNGYYDTMDLLASPEYNKYGERPLGKYYDDAHVSVGKGESAILFNGNWAFDSLKAVSGESFGFIPVPVDNNPDNPLNNKIAAGPTNILVINKAATPAEQDAAKKFLNWIVYDQKGQDFLVNQAQIVSAFKNNPNKVTNPLGAAIAEAVQAGKTLPFSSNYVKVEDWGNILAPDIQKYIAKKESRTDLAKVIENYFKTQK; this is translated from the coding sequence CCTCGTTCTTTTAATGGCTGTTTCCTTGGCGGCATGCGGCGGTTCCAATGAATCGGGTTCATCGTCTGGCAGTCCGGAAGCGGGCTCCAAAGACGGGAAAGTCAGCATCATCATTACGAACGGAAAAGGCGAGATTGCGACCCAGTGGGAGCAGGCGGCCAAAGATTTTATGGCGGCCAATCCGGATATCGAGGTAGAAGCCATCTCGGGAGCCGTGGGCGAAACGGTCAATCTGCTGGATAAGCTCACCGCATCCGGTAAAACGGTAACGGTCGCGATGATGGCCCCCGATGCGATCGTGAACAAATACAAGGACTTCGGCATAGATCTTTCCGGTGAGAAATGGAATGCGGATACGGTCTACGGCGTTAAAGACGCGAGCGGCAAAGTCGCCGGTTTCCCGTTCTCCATTGAAGGGTTCGGACTGGTATACAACAAAAGTGTCGTGGAAAAAGCGGCAGGAGGCGCGTTCGATCCTTATTCCATCAATACCCGCGACAAATTGAAAGCGCTATTTGACAAAATTCAGGCTTCGGGCGTGAAGTATCCGGTCGCTTACCAAACGGAGAACTGGTCGGTTGCCAACCATTACAGCACGCAGTTCCTGAATCAGGCTGAGGACCCAAGCGCGATTGTAGAGCAGCTGAAAGCCGGCACCTTCGATCTGGCGAGCAACCCCGTATGGAACGGCTACTATGATACGATGGATCTGCTGGCATCCCCGGAATACAACAAATACGGCGAACGTCCTCTGGGCAAATATTATGACGATGCGCATGTTAGCGTAGGCAAAGGCGAGTCAGCGATTTTGTTTAACGGGAACTGGGCATTCGATTCCCTGAAGGCGGTTTCAGGAGAATCCTTCGGATTTATTCCGGTTCCGGTTGATAACAATCCCGACAATCCGCTTAACAACAAAATCGCTGCCGGTCCGACTAATATCCTGGTTATTAACAAAGCGGCGACGCCCGCTGAGCAGGATGCGGCGAAGAAGTTCCTGAACTGGATTGTATACGATCAGAAAGGGCAGGATTTCCTGGTCAATCAAGCTCAAATTGTTTCCGCTTTCAAGAACAACCCGAATAAAGTGACCAACCCGCTCGGGGCCGCGATCGCGGAAGCCGTGCAAGCAGGAAAAACGCTGCCGTTCAGCTCCAACTATGTAAAGGTTGAGGATTGGGGCAACATCCTTGCGCCGGATATTCAAAAATATATTGCGAAGAAGGAATCCCGCACCGATCTTGCCAAAGTAATTGAAAATTATTTCAAAACCCAGAAATAA